One Setaria viridis chromosome 5, Setaria_viridis_v4.0, whole genome shotgun sequence genomic region harbors:
- the LOC117855883 gene encoding uncharacterized protein yields MAAARLEVAAAAAVLVAAALPLLAAGAYADCYDFCFKDCISKDKSMRDYCSYACDKTCAPDAALRRRPVAAADVGGLAIACQTNCVRASCHGVRAEGKDMVDCYGQCYDRCNTGSLPRPLRAGTGAVQPAAMPDQPSHEKQDAVGPAALPGAPFHEKQDGVGPAALPDQAFHEKQDGVGPAALPDHAFHEKQDGVGPAALPDHPFHEKQDGVGPAALPDHAFHEKQDGVGPAALPDHPFHEKQDGVGPAALPDHAFHEKQDGVGPAALPDHPFHEKQDAVWPAALPDHPFHEKQDGVGPAAPFHEKQEAVQPTGEPDPDDASHQAWGKVLP; encoded by the exons ATGGCGGCTGCCCGGCTAGAGgttgctgcggcggcggcggtgctggtaGCGGCGGCGCTGCCACTGCTCGCGGCCGGCGCGTACGCGGACTGCTACGACTTCTGCTTCAAGGACTgcatctccaaggacaagtcCATGAGGGACTACTGCAGCTACGCCTGCGACAAGACCTGCGCGCCCGAcgccgcgctccgccgccgccccgtggccgccgccgacgtcggcgGCCTCGCCATCGCGTGCCAGACCAACTGCGTCAGGGCGTCCTGCCACGGCGTCCGTGCAG AAGGCAAGGACATGGTGGACTGCTACGGGCAGTGCTACGACAGGTGCAACACCGGGAGCCTGCCGAGGCCTCTCCGCGCAGGCACAGGCGCTGTCCAGCCGGCGGCGATGCCCGACCAACCCTCCCACGAGAAGCAGGACGCCGTCGGGCCGGCGGCGTTGCCCGGCGCCCCCTTCCACGAGAAGCAGGACGGCGTCGGGCCGGCCGCGTTGCCCGACCAAGCCTTCCACGAGAAGCAGGACGGCGTCGGGCCGGCCGCGTTGCCCGACCACGCCTTCCACGAGAAGCAGGATGGCGTCGGGCCGGCAGCGTTGCCCGACCACCCCTTCCACGAGAAGCAGGACGGCGTCGGGCCGGCCGCGTTGCCCGACCACGCCTTCCACGAGAAGCAGGATGGCGTCGGGCCGGCAGCGTTGCCCGACCACCCCTTCCACGAGAAGCAGGACGGCGTCGGGCCGGCCGCGTTGCCCGACCACGCCTTCCACGAGAAGCAGGATGGCGTCGGGCCGGCAGCGTTGCCCGACCACCCCTTCCACGAGAAGCAGGACGCTGTCTGGCCCGCGGCGCTGCCTGATCACCCCTTCCACGAGAAGCAAGACGGCgtggggccggcggcgcccttCCACGAGAAGCAGGAGGCCGTCCAGCCTACAGGGGAACCGGACCCGGACGACGCCAGCCATCAAGCATGGGGCAAAGTCCTCCCCTGA
- the LOC117855882 gene encoding uncharacterized protein: MRPAAHRPTHPIFPSSLTYDQGPAMARSKKAAMLAGLLAVAALCSAVGWEDHDHHMYHRCYRSCMRKCDDDFDDDDDDAFTNGIRPLAASSVSDDDHDDHHDDDDDHHDHDHDGHHDDHGDSHDDDDDDDGDYDECSVECTHDCIDYIPGICYRHCVAHSCFYLPPYSYRRASCLRGCGYRCYRHGHHHHHHHHHDDDDDDDDDDDDDHHHDGPKPSPPNPGPTPKPPMPGPAPPKPPVQVLNPGMPPMNHPPMKEKPAPPNTLNLVRPKTPKPAPRTPKPRPMPPSPPLKPPAPMPGPRTPKPPARPPSPPVPMPAPGTPKPPGNPGPRG; this comes from the exons ATGCGACCAGCAGCGCACCGACCCACGCACCCCATCTTTCCATCGAGCTTGACGTACGATCAGGGGCCAGCAATGGCGCGGTCCAAGAAGGCGGCCATGCTCGCCGGCCTCCTGGCCGTCGCCGCGCTCTGCTCCGCCGTGGGGTGGGAGGACCACGACCACCACATGTACCACAGGTGCTACAGGTCCTGCATGAGGAAGTGCGACGACGActttgacgacgacgacgatgacgccTTCACGAATGGGATCCGCCCCCTCGCCGCCTCGTCCGTATCTGATGACGACCACGACGATCatcacgacgacgacgatgatcaCCACGATCATGACCATGATGGCCACCACGATGATCACGGAGACAGccacgacgacgatgacgacgacgacggcgactaCGACGAGTGCAGCGTGGAGTGCACGCATGACTGCATCGACTACATTCCCGGCATCTGCTACCGCCACTGCGTCGCCCACTCCTGCTTCTACCTGCCACCGT ATAGCTACCGGAGAGCGTCTTGCCTCAGGGGATGTGGCTACAGATGCTaccgccacggccaccaccatcatcaccaccaccaccatgacgacgacgacgacgacgacgacgatgacgacgacgaccaccaccACGATGGCCCGAAGCCGAGCCCTCCCAATCCCGGGCCGACGCCGAAACCGCCGATGCCAGGGCCAGCGCCGCCAAAGCCACCGGTGCAGGTGCTGAATCCGGGGATGCCACCCATGAATCATCCCCCCATGAAGGAGAAGCCGGCACCGCCCAATACACTGAATCTGGTACGGCCTAAGACGCCGAAGCCGGCACCGAGGACACCGAAGCCACGACCCatgccaccgtcgccgccgctcaagCCACCAGCGCCCATGCCAGGACCGAGGACGCCGAAGCCACCAGCTAGGCCACCGTCGCCACCAGTGCCCATGCCAGCACCGGGGACGCCGAAGCCACCAGGGAATCCAGGACCGAGGGGATGA
- the LOC117858351 gene encoding uncharacterized protein gives MAGYRALGVLLAAAALLAAAARAADDDHMHQWRCFKSCARDCQEEDAAEDGAPGDGGGVSRRCKTGCLHECFEDLPALCYEQCVVSTCLCLPPYSKEKVTCMKNCCDKCFHHGPPAPGPGPKPPKPGPPNPPTPAPPKPRPPTPPTPTPKPPAPKAPPPPKKPPCPPGSETVNANNNYN, from the exons ATGGCGGGCTACAGGGCGCTCGGCGTCCTcctggccgcggccgcgctcctGGCCGCGGCAGCGAGGGCGGCGGACGACGACCACATGCACCAGTGGAGGTGCTTCAAGTCGTGCGCGAGGGACTGccaggaggaggacgccgccgaggacggcgcccccggcgacggcggaggcgtcTCCCGGCGGTGCAAGACCGGGTGCCTGCACGAGTGCTTCGAGGACCTGCCGGCCCTCTGCTACGAGCAGTGCGTCGTCAGCACCTGCCTCTGCCTCCCACCCT ATAGCAAGGAGAAAGTGACGTGCATGAAGAACTGCTGCGACAAGTGCTTCCACCACGGCCCGCCTGCGCCCGGTCCCGgcccgaagccgcccaagcctGGGCCCCCGAACCCGCCAACTCCAGCACCACCGAAGCCGAGGCCGCCAACGCCACCAACGCCAACGCCGAAGCCACCCGCGCccaaggcgccgccgccgccgaagaagcCGCCGTGTCCCCCCGGCAGCGAAACCGTGAACGCCAACAACAACTACAACTGA
- the LOC140220056 gene encoding uncharacterized protein: MAGYRAVGVLLAAAALLAAAASGAADDEHMYHLKCFKSCTNNCHGEEDALDAGVSAGRCKTGCLHECFEELPALCYQQCVVKTCLCLPPYSKEKVTCMKKCCGKCFHHGPKPGPSPKPPGSKSKPCPCPPPGSKP, from the exons ATGGCGGGGTACAGGGCGGTCGGCGTCCTcctggccgcggccgcgctcctcgccgcggcggcgtcgggggcggcggacgACGAGCACATGTACCACTTGAAGTGCTTCAAGTCGTGCACGAACAACTGCCACGGCGAGGAGGACGCCCTCGACGCCGGCGTCTCCGCCGGCAGGTGCAAGACCGGGTGCCTGCACGAGTGCTTCGAGGAGCTGCCGGCCCTCTGCTACCAGCAGTGCGTCGTCAAGACCTGCCTCTGCCTCCCACCCT ACAGCAAGGAGAAAGTGACGTGCATGAAGAAGTGCTGCGGGAAGTGCTTCCACCACGGTCCCAAGCCTGGACCTAGCCCGAAGCCGCCTGGTTCTAAGTCCAAGCCGTGCCCGTGCCCCCCGCCGGGCTCGAAACCGTGA
- the LOC117858922 gene encoding uncharacterized protein: protein MAAGKAVAVVLAMAALLAAAARAADDDDDHPWKCFRSCTKACHHHDAAAANKECNVSAVVSTVSGECKGGCHDDDCFEDVPTMGYPQCVYTACLSYPRHRREKRACLKKCCEKCFRHSPPAPGPSPIPEPPSPTPPSPTPEPPSPTPPAPGPTPEPPSPPN, encoded by the exons ATGGCGGCGGGCAAGGCGGTCGCCGTCGTCCTTGCCATggccgcgctcctcgccgccgcggcgagggcggcggacgacgacgacgaccatcCGTGGAAGTGCTTCCGGTCGTGCACGAAGGCTTGCCACCACCacgacgccgctgccgccaacAAGGAATGCAACGTCTCCGCGGTCGTCTCCACCGTCTCCGGCGAGTGCAAGGGCGGGTGCCACGACGACGACTGCTTCGAGGACGTGCCGACCATGGGCTACCCGCAGTGCGTCTACACCGCCTGCCTCTCCTACCCGCGGC ATAGAAGAGAGAAAAGGGCGTGCTTGAAGAAGTGCTGCGAGAAGTGCTTCCGCCACAGCCCGCCTGCGCCTGGTCCCTCTCCCATCCCGGAGCCGCCATCTCCGACTCCGCCTAGTCCCACCCCGGAGCCGCCATCTCCCACTCCGCCTGCGCCTGGTCCCACCCCGGAGCCGCCATCTCCGCCAAATTAA
- the LOC140222980 gene encoding uncharacterized protein: protein MGIGTGTAALFAAAVVVVVAVPSSPAAGSAAAAEDQGGRLPCFHACFDQCVPRDEFWFCQFSCYHRCAGSYGAATVPGHLSCEQPCALSLCGQLRPGSKIMAACRDTCRKSYAVAACRSSARARVMTPLT, encoded by the coding sequence ATGGGGATCGGCACAGGAACGGCCGcgctcttcgccgccgccgtcgtggtcGTGGTCGCCGtgccgtcctcgccggcggccggatcggcggcggcggcggaggatcaGGGCGGGCGCCTGCCCTGCTTCCACGCGTGCTTCGACCAGTGCGTTCCGCGCGACGAGTTCTGGTTCTGCCAGTTCTCCTGCTACCACAGGTGCGCCGGCAGCTACGGGGCGGCGACGGTCCCGGGCCATCTAAGCTGCGAGCAGCCGTGCGCGCTCTCCCTGTGCGGCCAGCTCCGGCCGGGCAGCAAGATCATGGCCGCGTGCCGGGACACCTGCCGCAAGAGCTACGCGGTGGCGGCGTGCAGGAGCAGCGCGCGCGCCCGCGTGATGACCCCCCTTACCTGA
- the LOC117859240 gene encoding protein MLN51 homolog, with amino-acid sequence MADPPAPDAQPEQPPAASAASAPAAAAAADADAAPVEKPPAAPLTPEPDTAPGADGAGEVEEDEEYVSDPDDALLPTMRRREASDDEGSEDGRPRARIGPDQDDDGQGAPEAYDDEVDEEDEEYYDEEEEDVGEGFEEYEGRAAPPMEDGGGGGQESRGEDGVAGEEGLAEGEAKGEGEEKEQEPFAVPTSGAFYMHDDRFQEENRGRRRRMFGGRKLWDAKDDQAWVHDRFEEMNLQDDRYEDQRMSRGRFRGRGGRGKARGGGRGFPRGGKNRNYQEDGNTQNRPPKVVRGRGPRRYEAVARNSREVVGSQRKQAARFREPAPNTAAARDSGQVSHTQPEAAPPKKNVINSSLNSASPPFYPSGASNQDFPVAAQRRDIQTGGSNKVLPSSMKMDDNSKLQSGPMVRGRTTMDYGGRDRFHADGPVRSSPGRAPTTSLNSGFTSSSVNPGQSPVVRASGGSSNTGVSSNNQSTSSFHQMQRISTQMQSHAPVMHPKSGQVPNQSAARIPPQPLNHRTNNLSPAQHQPVKSTESGENGSYPSQNNSKAPSAVVKANNHETGMGSFMYGGAQVIGAAGLSQGDQNFPGTPALLPVMQFGGQHPGGPGVPTIGMALPGYVAQQQMGMGNNEMTWLPLLAGAAGAFGGSYPPYIALDPSFYSRPSGQTSSSVPSREPTANRGSKSPPRNDIGNEELDQRQNKPRRYSEMNFSQ; translated from the exons ATGGCCGACCCGCCGGCCCCGGATGCCCAGCCTGagcagccgcccgccgcctccgcagcctccgctcccgctgccgccgccgccgccgacgccgacgccgccccggtTGAGAAGCCCCCCGCGGCGCCGCTCACGCCGGAGCCGGACACCGCTCCGGGGGCGGATGGGGCGGGTGAagtggaggaggatgaggaataCGTGAGCGACCCCGACGACGCGCTGCTCCCGACGATGCGGCGCCGGGAGGCCAGCGATGACGAGGGGTCCGAGGACGGGAGGCCCCGGGCGCGGATCGGGCCAGAccaggacgacgacggccaGGGGGCACCCGAGGCGTACGACGACGAggtggatgaggaggacgaggaatactacgacgaggaagaggaggatgtgGGAGAGGGGTTCGAGGAGTATGAAGGGCGCGCGGCACCGCCcatggaggacggcggcggcggcggccaggagtCACGCGGGGAGGATGGCGTGGCTGGGGAGGAGGGACTGGCGGAAGGGGAGGCCAAGggcgagggggaggagaaggagcaggAGCCGTTCGCAGTGCCCACTTCTGGTGCCTTCTACATGCATGATGACCGGTTTCAGGAGGAGAACCGCGGCCGGCGCAG GCGAATGTTTGGTGGGAGGAAGTTATGGGATGCTAAAGATGATCAAGCTTGGGTGCATGACAGATTTGAGGAGATGAACTTGCAAGATGATCGCTATGAA GATCAGCGCATGTCAAGAGGTCGTTTTAGAGGTCGTGGTGGTCGAGGTAAAGCAAGAGGTGGTGGTCGTGGTTTTCCCAGAGGGGGAAAGAACCGCAATTACCAGGAAGATGGCAACACCCAAAACCGCCCCCCAAAAGTAGTTAGAGGAAGAGGACCTCGACGTTATGAAGCTGTTGCAAGGAACAGCAGAGAGGTTGTTGGATCCCAGCGAAAACA AGCAGCAAGATTTCGAGAACCCGCTCCAAATACTGCAGCAGCCAGAGATTCTGGTCAAGTTTCACACACACAGCCAGAGGCTGCCCCTCCTAAAAAGAATGTCATCAATTCAAGCCTAAATTCTGCGTCACCACCATTTTATCCTTCTGGTGCATCCAACCAAGATTTTCCTGTAGCAGCTCAAAGAAGGGACATACAAACAGGAGGTTCCAATAAGGTCCTTCCTTCTTCCATGAAGATGGATGATAACTCAAAGCTACAATCTGGTCCAATGGTTAGAGGTAGGACAACCATGGATTATGGTGGACGTGATAGGTTTCATGCTGATGGTCCTGTTAGATCATCACCTGGAAGGGCCCCAACGACATCATTGAATTCAGGATTCACATCATCATCGGTTAATCCTGGTCAATCACCTGTTGTCAGGGCTTCAGGGGGCAGTTCAAACACCGGGGTTTCTTCAAATAATCAGTCCACTTCATCATTTCACCAAATGCAGAGGATTTCTACGCAAATGCAGAGTCACGCGCCAGTCATGCACCCAAAGTCAGGCCAAGTGCCGAATCAATCTGCAGCGAGGATCCCACCTCAGCCGTTGAACCATCGGACTAACAATTTGTCACCTGCTCAGCATCAACCTGTTAAATCAACAGAAAGTGGTGAGAATGGTTCATACCCTAGTCAGAATAATTCGAAGGCACCTTCAGCGGTGGTAAAAGCCAATAACCATGAAACTGGAATGGGTTCATTTATGTATGGTGGCGCCCAAGTTATTGGGGCTGCTGGTCTTTCCCAGGGCGATCAAAATTTTCCTGGCACTCCAGCTCTGCTGCCAG TGATGCAATTTGGGGGTCAGCATCCTGGTGGTCCTGGAGTTCCTACTATTGGTATGGCTCTCCCTGGCTACGTAGCTCAGCAGCAGATGGGGATGGGAAACAACGAAATGACATG GTTGCCATTATTGGCCGGTGCAGCTGGTGCTTTTGGAGGATCATATCCACCTTATATAGCCCTTGATCCGAGCTTTTACTCCAGACCTTCAGGACAGACATCATCTTCAGTTCCATCCAG GGAACCTACTGCTAATAGAGGGTCGAAATCTCCTCCTCGAAATG ATATTGGGAATGAAGAGCTTGATCAGCGCCAGAACAAGCCCAGGAG ATACTCAGAGATGAACTTCAGTCAGTGA
- the LOC117859242 gene encoding protein SODIUM POTASSIUM ROOT DEFECTIVE 2 encodes MASRGFTFKRILRWFPRSSASGGLQEEDEDSSERSGLLRSHLQHQIVPVTDSGDTSKALAVRVEPKTVALKVSMHCHGCARKVEKQVSKMQGVVSFKVELESKKVTVVGDVSPADVLESICKVMKRAELLVA; translated from the exons ATGGCTTCAAGGGGTTTCACTTTCAAGAGAATTTTGCGCTGGTTCCCTCGTTCCTCTGCATCGGGCGGTTTGCAGGAAGAAGACGAGGACAGCAGCGAGAGGAGCGGCTTGCTGAGGAGCCACCTGCAACATCAGATCGTGCCGGTCACGGATTCCGGTGACACATCCAAGGCTCTAGCTGTGCGTGTGGAGCCGAAG ACCGTCGCTCTGAAGGTGTCCATGCACTGCCATGGCTGCGCGAGGAAGGTCGAGAAGCAGGTCTCCAAGATGCAAG GAGTTGTGTCCTTCAAGGTGGAGCTGGAGAGCAAGAAGGTGACCGTCGTCGGAGACGTTAGCCCGGCGGATGTCCTGGAGAGCATATGTAAGGTGATGAAGCGTGCAGAGCTTTTGGTGGCTTGA